From Toxorhynchites rutilus septentrionalis strain SRP chromosome 2, ASM2978413v1, whole genome shotgun sequence, a single genomic window includes:
- the LOC129766254 gene encoding uncharacterized protein LOC129766254: protein MGELPSARVTVSRPFSRTGVDYFGPLYLRLAPRRPAVKAYVAIFVCMCTKAVHLELVSDLSTDRFLQALRRFISRRGMCTDIYSDNGTNFIGARNKLREVLKLLRDSSHRNQVYKECSNQGIQWHFNPPSAPHFGGLWEAAVRSAKNHLLKVLGESVATPEDMSTLLVQVEGCLNSRPLTQMFEDPNDLEPLTPAHFLIGTSLQAIPEENVETMPTNRLNYWQLIQKRLQDFWKRWRRDYLAQLQGRMKRWKPPVDIVVGRLVIIQDDNQPPMRWKMGRIMEVHPGDDGIVRVVTLKTSAGILKRPVEKLCVLPIEEPSN, encoded by the coding sequence ATGGGAGAGCTGCCATCGGCACGGGTCACCGTATCTCGTCCGTTCTCACGAACGGGCGTTGACTACTTCGGACCACTTTATCTAAGATTAGCCCCGCGACGACCAGCAGTGAAGGCCTATGTAGCGATCTTCGTTTGTATGTGTACCAAGGCAGTACACTTAGAGCTGGTGAGTGATTTATCTACCGACCGGTTTCTGCAAGCGCTGCGGAGATTTATCTCAAGGAGAGGGATGTGTACGGATATTTACTCCGACAATGGCACCAACTTCATCGGAGCTCGCAATAAACTTCgggaagtattgaaattgctgagAGATAGCAGCCACCGAAATCAAGTGTACAAGGAGTGTTCCAATCAAGGGATTCAATGGCACTTTAATCCACCTAGCGCGCCACACTTCGGAGGATTGTGGGAGGCAGCCGTACGATCAGCAAAAAACCATTTATTGAAGGTTCTTGGTGAGAGTGTGGCGACTCCCGAGGATATGAGCACATTGCTCGTTCAAGTGGAAGGATGCCTTAATTCAAGACCGTTAACACAAATGTTTGAGGACCCGAATGACTTGGAACCGTTGACACCGGCCCATTTCCTCATAGGAACTTCTTTACAGGCGATTCCGGAAGAAAATGTGGAAACAATGCCCACTAATCGTTTGAATTATTGGCAGTTAATCCAGAAACGGCTACAAGACTTCTGGAAGAGATGGCGTAGAGATTATTTGGCCCAGCTGCAAGGAAGGATGAAGCGATGGAAACCACCTGTTGACATCGTAGTTGGTAGGTTGGTAATCATTCAAGACGACAATCAGCCCCCTATGCGGTGGAAAATGGGAAGAATTATGGAGGTACATCCTGGGGATGATGGAATTGTGCGGGTGGTGACACTTAAAACATCTGCAGGAATATTGAAACGACCGGTGGAAAAATTATGCGTTTTGCCAATCGAAGAACCCAGCAATTAA